One stretch of Rhodoferax lithotrophicus DNA includes these proteins:
- a CDS encoding EAL domain-containing protein, translating into MFTSRLRMTILYLVLAVIWIYLSDQGLATLLGDSGLVTDWQTLKGLAFILLNGGLVYWLAGRSAGEPVAVKLVTDTRVRWISAGVFLASLALGVGLITIIESARVQQRRAVALDRAADHAHALQLQIDRAMSATYALAAMVRQGQGRIHNFEALTTQMLPLYPGVSALVLAPGGVVSEIAPRAGNERAIGIDNLNDPKHRTDALRAMDSRAVTLEGPVTLSDGSSGLIGRLAVFLGDGKSAHFWGFVTAVAEMNELMRICNLQQMAEFGYNYRLVHNGANALVSVLAQSTSAALDDPVVHNIQVSNSQWILGVAPISGWHSYPSLLVELLLALLASSLLAYLAYVLLRHPQLLQREVELRTKELAAANQRLGNLHQAVEQSPATVVITNREGKIEYVNPKFTELTGYTAAETLGQTSQLIQSGLTSDEVYTAMWQTLLAGKEWRGELCNRKKNGDLYWEFEVIAPVRNEQGEIAHFIAVKEDVTEWRLARVALERLNRTLRVLSEANSALVRTSDEATLLAEVGRILVEVGGYCFVWVGMPEPGHETVLRPVMIVPGDSVEAALLTHDRGTKAHWPGFVGAAITQERPIICMSIADDAYYVEASEAVRRCGCVAGAALPLVSGHEDFGVLVLHAGDKETLGQEELVLLQELADDLAYGIASRRSEDILHLHEQAIEASSNGIMISSVLDADHPFTYVNPAFERITGYGVADAVGRNGRFLLGSDFEQPELDSIRLALREGREGHAVLRNYRKDGSMFWCELSVSPVRRHGGLVTHFVSVLTDITESKNYEATLEYQSNHDQLTGLPNRNLLDDRLDQSLVHAARADDEVAIMVIGLDRFKMINDGLGHAVGDALLKLAALRLQSCMRDGDTLARLGGDEFVMILPTTDATRTAQIVCGRIQAELALPFVLQAHHLTLSASMGISLYPNDAGDTQGLLRHAEAAMYRAKEQGRNGIQFFTADINQRVHELLTMESQLRQALANGEFLLHYQPQVDLMSGSIVAAEALVRWQHPERGMVPPVDFIALAEETGLIVPLGEWVLVEACRQHRTWLDAGLAAGRIAVNLSARQFSDAGLLPLIKRVLADTGLPPALLDLEVTESMAMQDVDRAIELLQELTRLGVRISLDDFGTGHSSLSYLQRFAVNTLKVDRSFVHEVATDPQRSAITSTIIVMAHNLGLTVVAEGVETLVELSYLRQHACDEIQGYYFSRPLPAAEYEALLRERRSLAQPLPSEGEAVRTLLLVDDEPNVLSALKRLLRRDGYQILTSTSAREGLDLLATNAIQVIISDQRMPEMSGTEFLSRVRQLHPHTVRLVLSGYTDLNTVTEAINEGAIYKFLTKPWNDNDMRETIRLAFTVQEENQRRWPGDPTTAAPIPRH; encoded by the coding sequence ATGTTCACTTCTCGTCTTCGAATGACGATTTTGTATCTGGTTCTAGCTGTCATCTGGATCTACCTGTCTGACCAGGGGCTCGCTACGCTGTTAGGTGATTCGGGTCTGGTCACTGATTGGCAAACACTCAAGGGCCTGGCTTTTATCCTGCTGAATGGCGGGCTGGTTTATTGGTTGGCCGGGCGCAGCGCAGGTGAGCCGGTCGCGGTCAAATTAGTGACCGATACACGTGTACGCTGGATTTCGGCGGGGGTGTTTCTGGCTTCTCTGGCTTTAGGCGTGGGACTGATCACGATCATCGAGAGTGCCCGCGTTCAGCAGCGGCGGGCCGTTGCACTGGATCGGGCTGCAGACCATGCACACGCACTGCAGTTGCAGATTGATCGTGCGATGTCGGCCACCTATGCACTGGCGGCAATGGTGCGTCAAGGGCAGGGCCGTATTCACAACTTTGAAGCCCTGACGACGCAGATGCTGCCACTCTACCCAGGGGTCAGCGCACTGGTGCTGGCACCCGGTGGGGTGGTCTCTGAGATCGCTCCACGTGCGGGCAACGAACGTGCCATCGGTATCGACAATTTAAACGATCCCAAGCACCGCACGGACGCACTCAGGGCCATGGACAGCCGGGCGGTCACGCTCGAAGGCCCGGTGACACTCAGTGATGGCAGCAGTGGCCTGATCGGTCGGCTGGCAGTGTTCCTCGGTGATGGGAAGTCAGCGCATTTTTGGGGGTTTGTGACGGCGGTGGCGGAGATGAACGAGCTGATGCGTATCTGCAATCTGCAGCAAATGGCAGAGTTCGGCTACAACTACCGCCTTGTTCATAACGGTGCCAATGCCCTTGTATCTGTCCTGGCGCAGTCAACATCTGCCGCACTTGATGACCCGGTGGTACATAACATTCAGGTGTCAAACAGCCAGTGGATTCTGGGTGTTGCACCGATCTCCGGCTGGCATTCCTACCCCTCGCTGCTGGTCGAACTTTTATTGGCGCTGTTGGCAAGCTCTTTGCTGGCCTACCTCGCATACGTCTTGTTGCGTCACCCACAACTATTGCAGCGTGAGGTTGAACTGCGTACCAAGGAGTTGGCCGCTGCCAACCAGCGCCTTGGCAATCTGCACCAAGCCGTTGAGCAGAGTCCTGCCACCGTTGTGATCACGAATCGCGAGGGGAAAATCGAATATGTCAATCCAAAATTCACCGAACTCACCGGCTACACCGCCGCAGAGACGCTTGGTCAAACCTCGCAGCTGATCCAGTCTGGACTGACCTCCGATGAGGTGTACACAGCGATGTGGCAAACCCTGCTGGCCGGGAAGGAGTGGCGCGGCGAATTGTGCAATCGCAAGAAAAATGGCGATCTTTACTGGGAGTTCGAGGTAATTGCGCCCGTACGCAACGAACAAGGCGAGATTGCACACTTCATCGCCGTCAAAGAGGATGTCACCGAGTGGCGGCTGGCACGCGTGGCGCTGGAGCGGCTGAACCGCACCTTGCGCGTGCTCAGTGAGGCGAACAGCGCGCTGGTGCGTACCAGTGATGAGGCCACACTGCTGGCGGAGGTGGGGCGGATCCTGGTTGAAGTGGGTGGCTATTGCTTTGTCTGGGTCGGTATGCCCGAGCCAGGCCACGAAACGGTGTTGCGCCCGGTCATGATAGTTCCCGGAGATAGTGTGGAGGCGGCGTTGTTAACACATGATCGCGGCACCAAAGCCCACTGGCCGGGTTTTGTGGGTGCGGCAATAACCCAAGAACGCCCCATCATCTGCATGTCTATTGCAGATGATGCCTACTATGTCGAAGCCAGCGAAGCCGTTCGCCGTTGCGGTTGTGTGGCGGGTGCTGCGCTGCCTCTGGTGTCGGGGCATGAGGACTTTGGGGTTCTGGTGTTGCATGCGGGTGACAAGGAAACACTGGGTCAGGAAGAGCTGGTGCTGTTGCAGGAGCTTGCCGACGACCTTGCTTATGGCATTGCAAGCCGGCGCAGTGAAGACATCCTGCACCTGCATGAGCAGGCAATCGAGGCTTCCAGCAACGGCATCATGATTTCATCGGTGCTGGATGCCGACCATCCATTCACCTATGTCAACCCAGCCTTCGAGCGCATCACCGGCTACGGCGTTGCCGATGCAGTGGGACGGAATGGACGCTTCCTGCTGGGGTCAGACTTTGAACAACCTGAGCTCGATAGCATCCGCCTGGCCTTACGCGAGGGCCGCGAAGGGCATGCTGTTTTACGCAATTACCGTAAGGACGGCAGCATGTTCTGGTGCGAACTGTCGGTGTCGCCGGTGCGCCGCCATGGTGGCCTGGTGACACACTTCGTTTCGGTGTTGACCGATATCACGGAGAGCAAAAACTACGAGGCAACGCTGGAATACCAATCCAACCACGACCAGCTCACCGGACTGCCGAACCGCAACCTGCTGGATGACCGCCTGGATCAGTCACTGGTTCACGCAGCGCGTGCTGACGATGAGGTCGCCATTATGGTGATCGGTCTGGATCGTTTCAAGATGATCAACGACGGACTCGGTCATGCCGTAGGTGATGCCTTGTTGAAGCTGGCGGCACTCCGGCTGCAGTCGTGTATGCGTGATGGAGACACCCTGGCGCGGCTTGGTGGCGACGAATTTGTCATGATCTTGCCAACTACGGATGCCACCCGCACCGCGCAGATCGTGTGCGGACGTATTCAGGCAGAGTTGGCTTTGCCGTTTGTGCTGCAGGCGCACCACCTGACCCTGTCTGCCAGCATGGGCATCAGCCTGTACCCGAATGACGCAGGTGATACGCAGGGACTGCTGCGCCACGCCGAGGCGGCCATGTACCGGGCCAAGGAACAGGGGCGCAACGGAATACAGTTTTTCACCGCGGATATCAACCAGCGGGTGCACGAGTTACTGACCATGGAAAGCCAGTTGCGCCAGGCCCTTGCCAACGGTGAATTTCTGCTGCATTACCAGCCCCAGGTTGATCTGATGAGCGGCTCCATTGTCGCCGCCGAGGCATTGGTACGCTGGCAACACCCTGAACGCGGCATGGTGCCGCCCGTGGACTTCATTGCTCTGGCAGAGGAAACCGGGCTGATCGTACCGTTGGGTGAATGGGTTCTGGTGGAAGCTTGCCGTCAACACCGCACGTGGCTGGATGCCGGATTGGCGGCGGGGCGAATCGCTGTCAACCTTTCAGCGCGGCAATTCAGCGACGCTGGTTTACTGCCATTGATCAAACGCGTGCTGGCCGATACCGGCCTGCCACCGGCCCTGCTTGACCTGGAGGTGACGGAAAGCATGGCGATGCAGGATGTGGACCGGGCCATTGAATTGCTGCAAGAACTCACCCGCCTGGGGGTGCGGATATCTCTGGACGACTTTGGTACCGGGCATTCATCACTGAGTTATCTGCAACGTTTTGCCGTCAACACCCTGAAGGTTGACCGCAGCTTTGTGCACGAAGTCGCCACAGATCCACAACGGTCCGCCATCACCAGCACGATCATTGTCATGGCGCACAACCTGGGATTGACGGTGGTCGCTGAGGGCGTTGAAACCTTGGTTGAACTTAGCTACCTGCGCCAACACGCTTGCGACGAGATTCAGGGCTACTATTTCAGCCGTCCTTTACCGGCTGCAGAATACGAAGCCCTGTTGCGCGAGCGGCGCAGCCTGGCACAGCCCCTGCCAAGTGAGGGCGAGGCGGTGCGCACCTTGCTTCTGGTGGATGATGAGCCCAACGTGTTGTCGGCGCTCAAGCGCCTGTTGCGGCGCGACGGCTACCAGATATTGACCTCCACCAGTGCACGTGAAGGCCTTGATCTGCTGGCGACCAACGCGATCCAAGTGATCATCTCGGACCAGCGCATGCCAGAGATGAGTGGTACAGAATTCCTCTCGCGGGTCAGACAATTGCACCCGCACACGGTACGCTTGGTGCTGTCGGGCTACACCGACCTCAATACGGTCACCGAAGCGATCAACGAAGGCGCCATCTACAAATTCCTGACCAAACCGTGGAACGACAATGACATGCGGGAAACTATCCGGCTGGCGTTCACGGTGCAGGAGGAGAACCAGCGGCGCTGGCCGGGCGACCCCACCACTGCCGCACCCATCCCCCGGCACTGA
- a CDS encoding DMT family transporter: MSSRQALDPRAVTLMLVLCAVWGLQQVVLKATVNDISPIMQIALRSGGAALLVALVMWWRGERMDWRDGTLPAGVVVGVLFALEFLLVAEGLRHTTASHMVVFLYTAPMFAALGLHWRLPAERLGALQWLGIALAFGGIALTFLGRSSSTHAVAGDALWGDFLGLMAGVSWAATTVVVRSSALSKAPATQTLLYQLIGAFLLLLVGALVTGQARFNLTLQVWASLAFHTLVVSFASFLAWFWLLRHYLASRLGVFSFLTPLFGIVFGAWLLNEPIELRFLLGAIPVLIGIVLVSAGGWVRQWWGRPASAAGSPPAP; encoded by the coding sequence ATGTCTAGCCGCCAAGCCCTTGATCCCCGAGCCGTGACCCTGATGTTGGTGCTGTGCGCCGTTTGGGGTTTGCAGCAGGTGGTGCTGAAAGCCACTGTGAACGATATTTCCCCCATCATGCAGATCGCCCTGCGCTCGGGTGGGGCCGCGTTGCTGGTGGCGCTGGTGATGTGGTGGCGTGGTGAACGCATGGACTGGCGTGATGGCACCTTGCCAGCTGGCGTGGTGGTTGGGGTGCTGTTTGCGCTGGAGTTTTTGCTGGTGGCCGAGGGCCTGCGTCACACCACTGCGTCACACATGGTGGTGTTTTTGTATACCGCACCGATGTTTGCCGCGCTGGGCCTGCACTGGCGCCTGCCAGCCGAACGCTTGGGTGCGCTGCAATGGCTAGGTATTGCGCTGGCATTTGGCGGTATTGCGTTGACCTTTTTGGGACGCAGCTCCTCCACCCATGCGGTTGCGGGTGATGCGTTGTGGGGCGACTTTCTGGGCCTGATGGCGGGGGTGTCCTGGGCTGCGACCACGGTGGTAGTGCGCAGTTCTGCCCTGTCAAAAGCACCTGCTACACAGACTCTGTTGTACCAGTTGATAGGGGCTTTTCTGTTGCTGCTGGTTGGTGCGCTGGTCACCGGGCAGGCGCGCTTTAACCTCACACTGCAGGTTTGGGCCAGTTTGGCGTTTCACACCTTGGTGGTGTCATTTGCCAGTTTTTTGGCATGGTTTTGGCTGTTGCGCCATTACCTGGCCTCACGCCTGGGTGTGTTCTCGTTCCTTACACCCTTGTTTGGCATAGTGTTTGGGGCCTGGCTGCTGAATGAGCCGATTGAGCTGCGCTTTTTGCTGGGTGCCATTCCGGTGCTGATCGGCATTGTGCTGGTCAGTGCCGGGGGATGGGTGCGGCAGTGGTGGGGTCGCCCGGCCAGCGCCGCTGGTTCTCCTCCTGCACCGTGA
- a CDS encoding AraC family transcriptional regulator, giving the protein MRILRPKLDIPLASPSLPAPLMFRSAYVPALGIYPLHQHAWGEFVYSFSGVMEVKVAEHHYLAPPQYGVWLPPNQAHVGMNRQAAHHASLYISAELCGALPTEPSALTVSPLARAMLEHLHARPAPQVDADSPADARLLQVLLDQLSTAPRAGSYLPSSDDLALGPVLRWLEAHPGDNRTLPELAALANTTERTLMRRCQRDLGMSLAQWRQRLRVVKAMALLEHGQTVETIALDLGYGSASAFISMFKRLARATPDEFRKGAMVPAAFYSENDL; this is encoded by the coding sequence ATGCGCATCCTTCGCCCCAAGCTCGACATCCCATTGGCTAGCCCCAGCTTGCCCGCGCCCCTGATGTTTCGTAGCGCCTATGTGCCAGCGCTGGGTATTTACCCGCTGCACCAGCACGCCTGGGGTGAGTTTGTGTATTCGTTCAGCGGGGTGATGGAAGTCAAGGTGGCCGAGCACCACTACCTGGCACCGCCGCAATACGGGGTCTGGTTGCCACCCAACCAGGCGCATGTGGGCATGAACCGCCAGGCGGCACACCATGCCTCGCTGTACATCTCGGCCGAACTGTGTGGGGCTTTGCCCACCGAGCCAAGTGCACTCACCGTCAGCCCGCTGGCGCGTGCCATGCTGGAGCATTTGCATGCCCGGCCAGCCCCGCAGGTAGATGCCGACAGTCCGGCTGATGCCCGCTTGTTGCAGGTGTTGCTGGACCAGCTCAGCACCGCGCCCCGTGCGGGCAGCTACCTGCCCAGCTCGGATGACTTGGCTCTGGGCCCGGTGTTGCGCTGGCTGGAAGCCCACCCCGGAGACAACCGCACGCTGCCCGAACTGGCGGCCCTTGCCAACACCACCGAACGCACGCTGATGCGCCGCTGCCAGCGTGATCTGGGCATGAGCCTGGCACAGTGGCGGCAACGGCTGCGGGTGGTCAAAGCCATGGCGCTGCTGGAGCATGGTCAAACCGTGGAGACCATCGCGCTGGATCTGGGTTACGGCAGTGCATCGGCCTTCATCAGCATGTTCAAGCGCCTGGCCAGGGCGACACCCGATGAATTCCGCAAGGGGGCCATGGTGCCTGCAGCTTTTTATAGTGAAAATGACCTCTAG
- a CDS encoding homoserine dehydrogenase has product MYQDQFATFTSGNPSCAASPQAPLRVGMLGLGTVGSGTYRVLQRNAEVIAARTGRHIEITTVAVRHLSRAANIVGREVVLTDDPFAVVNNPEIDVVVEVIGGTTPARALVLQAIANGKHVVTANKALLAVHGREIFAAAQAQGVVVAYEGAVAVSIPIIKALREGLTANHIEWIAGIINGTTNYILSEMKTKGLNFATALADAQRLGYAEADPTLDIQGIDAAHKLTLLAANAFGVPVQFDQVHVEGITELDSLDISFAGSLGYHVKLLGIAQRTSRGLELRVHPTLIAADHLLAQVNGSMNAVMVKSDAAGITLYYGAGAGSEQTASAVIADLVDVCRTSGTSPQHRVPYLAFQHSAMAAIQVLGINEVETAYYLRLNVSNTSCILPTLSEYFAAAPVRVRQVEVLAHPGDPTLNAVLVLTEPTSGRVMCNMAAELAQLPTVSGLVTMLRMADLS; this is encoded by the coding sequence ATGTACCAAGATCAATTCGCCACGTTTACATCCGGCAACCCTTCCTGTGCCGCATCGCCGCAGGCACCGCTGCGCGTTGGCATGCTCGGCCTGGGCACCGTTGGCTCAGGCACCTACCGCGTTTTGCAACGCAATGCAGAGGTGATTGCCGCCAGAACCGGCCGACACATTGAAATCACGACGGTCGCCGTACGTCACCTGAGCCGCGCTGCCAACATTGTTGGCCGTGAGGTGGTACTGACTGATGACCCGTTTGCAGTGGTCAACAACCCGGAGATTGACGTGGTCGTGGAAGTTATTGGCGGCACCACTCCGGCACGTGCATTGGTGCTGCAGGCGATTGCCAATGGCAAACATGTGGTGACCGCCAACAAAGCCTTGCTGGCCGTACATGGCCGCGAGATTTTTGCTGCGGCACAGGCCCAAGGTGTGGTGGTGGCCTATGAAGGGGCGGTGGCAGTCAGCATCCCCATCATCAAGGCGTTACGTGAAGGACTCACCGCCAATCACATTGAGTGGATCGCCGGGATCATCAACGGCACCACCAACTACATCCTGTCAGAAATGAAAACCAAGGGCCTGAACTTTGCCACGGCCCTGGCCGATGCCCAGCGTCTGGGTTATGCCGAAGCTGACCCGACGCTGGACATACAGGGTATTGATGCCGCACACAAGCTCACCTTGCTGGCGGCCAATGCGTTTGGTGTACCCGTTCAGTTTGATCAGGTGCATGTGGAGGGTATCACTGAGCTGGATTCGCTCGACATCAGCTTTGCCGGGAGCCTGGGCTATCACGTCAAACTGCTGGGCATCGCTCAACGCACCTCGCGTGGCCTGGAACTGCGTGTACACCCCACGCTGATTGCCGCCGACCACCTGCTGGCCCAGGTCAACGGCTCCATGAACGCCGTGATGGTGAAGAGTGATGCCGCTGGCATCACCCTGTATTACGGGGCAGGAGCGGGTTCCGAACAAACTGCATCCGCCGTGATTGCTGATCTGGTGGATGTATGCCGTACCTCGGGAACATCACCGCAGCACCGGGTGCCCTACCTTGCGTTCCAACACAGTGCCATGGCTGCTATCCAGGTACTTGGCATCAACGAGGTTGAAACCGCGTACTACCTACGCCTGAATGTCTCGAACACATCGTGCATCTTGCCAACCCTGTCTGAATATTTTGCAGCAGCCCCGGTGCGGGTGCGGCAAGTCGAGGTGCTGGCGCACCCTGGCGACCCGACACTCAACGCGGTGCTGGTACTGACCGAACCCACATCAGGGCGTGTCATGTGCAACATGGCGGCAGAGCTGGCGCAGTTGCCAACAGTGTCGGGTCTTGTGACCATGCTGCGTATGGCCGATTTGAGTTGA
- a CDS encoding tRNA-uridine aminocarboxypropyltransferase has translation MPQAVSLLRSARLARSAKPFIARGSRSERCPDCRVTFKHCLCTLRPTVATRAGVCLIMADIEPLKPSNTGWLIADVVADTAAFGWARTEVDPALLAMLADPQWQPYLVFPGEFVEAARVVTEVLPPEDAHTGPLKRPLFVLLDATWTEARKMFRKSPYLNHLPVLSLQPAQLSRYQLRRSKRADHLCTAEVAALCLELAGETHAAQVMDAYFDVFTNHYLAAKRLVAIDWEDAVHLRLRGLVVTPVK, from the coding sequence ATGCCTCAAGCTGTCTCCCTGCTGCGTAGCGCCCGTCTGGCACGCAGTGCCAAACCTTTTATTGCGCGCGGGTCGCGTTCCGAGCGTTGCCCTGATTGCCGGGTGACGTTCAAGCACTGCCTGTGTACGCTACGGCCCACGGTAGCCACGCGAGCAGGCGTGTGCTTGATCATGGCTGACATTGAGCCACTTAAACCCAGCAACACTGGCTGGCTCATCGCTGATGTGGTGGCTGATACGGCGGCCTTTGGCTGGGCACGTACCGAGGTGGATCCGGCTTTGCTGGCCATGCTTGCCGATCCGCAGTGGCAGCCCTACCTGGTGTTTCCTGGCGAGTTTGTGGAGGCTGCGCGGGTGGTGACCGAGGTGCTGCCGCCCGAGGACGCACACACCGGCCCGCTGAAGCGCCCGCTGTTTGTGCTGCTGGATGCCACTTGGACTGAGGCGCGCAAGATGTTCCGCAAAAGCCCTTACCTGAACCACTTGCCGGTGCTGAGTTTGCAACCTGCGCAACTGTCACGCTACCAACTGCGCCGCTCCAAGCGCGCTGACCACCTGTGTACCGCCGAAGTGGCCGCATTGTGCCTGGAACTGGCCGGTGAAACCCATGCGGCACAGGTGATGGACGCTTACTTTGACGTGTTCACCAACCACTACCTGGCTGCCAAGCGCTTGGTGGCCATCGATTGGGAAGATGCGGTGCACCTGCGCTTGCGCGGCTTGGTGGTGACACCCGTGAAGTAG
- a CDS encoding LemA family protein has product MKRWLLILTTALLLTGCGYNDFQRLDEQTKSAWSEVLNQYQRRADLVPNIVATVKGEATFEQETLTKVIEARAKATSIQVTPETLNDPAAFNKFQAAQGELGSALSRLMVVSEQYPSLKANQGFSDLRVQLEGTENRVTVARNRYIQSVQDYNVLARSFPSNLTAMVFSYTPKPNFSVQNEAAISAPPVVDFTKK; this is encoded by the coding sequence ATGAAACGCTGGCTTTTAATCCTGACGACAGCCCTGCTGCTCACTGGCTGTGGCTATAACGACTTTCAACGCTTGGATGAACAAACCAAATCGGCATGGAGTGAAGTTCTGAATCAGTACCAACGCCGCGCTGATCTGGTGCCTAACATTGTGGCCACCGTCAAGGGGGAGGCCACCTTTGAGCAGGAAACCCTGACCAAGGTGATTGAGGCACGTGCCAAAGCCACGTCAATTCAGGTGACCCCGGAAACGCTGAATGACCCCGCAGCCTTCAACAAGTTTCAAGCTGCACAGGGTGAGTTGGGTTCTGCGCTCAGCCGCTTGATGGTGGTGTCTGAGCAATACCCCAGCCTCAAGGCCAATCAGGGCTTCAGCGATTTGCGTGTACAGCTTGAGGGCACTGAAAACCGTGTCACGGTAGCCCGTAACCGCTACATCCAGTCCGTACAAGACTACAACGTGCTGGCACGTAGTTTTCCCAGCAACCTGACGGCCATGGTGTTTAGCTATACGCCAAAACCTAATTTTTCGGTACAAAACGAGGCTGCCATTTCTGCCCCGCCGGTGGTTGACTTCACCAAGAAATGA
- a CDS encoding TPM domain-containing protein, with amino-acid sequence MPHFILLAALLWACILWIPTAFAQQAVPVLSGHVVDTAGTLNPAQHSALEATLTTFEQTKGSQIVILLVPSTQPEDISSYANRVANDWKIGRKNIGDGLLLIVAVQDHKLRIEVAKTLEGAIPDLAAKRIIDQAITPRFKQGDYAGGLQAGVEHIMALISNEALPEPAATPSRPSADFDWMELGVLMFIAIPVVGAVSRNILGKKLGALATGGIAGALAMTLTASLLISGLAGLFALVLTLLQSSNLGNRSGRSGGHSSGWGHGGGFGGGSFGGGFGSGGGGDFGGGGASGDW; translated from the coding sequence TTGCCTCATTTCATCTTGCTTGCGGCGCTACTGTGGGCTTGCATTTTGTGGATACCCACAGCGTTTGCCCAGCAAGCTGTGCCCGTCTTGAGTGGGCATGTGGTTGACACCGCCGGTACCTTAAATCCCGCGCAACACAGCGCACTAGAAGCCACGTTGACCACCTTTGAACAGACGAAGGGTTCACAAATAGTGATTTTGCTGGTGCCCAGCACACAACCGGAAGACATTTCTTCTTATGCAAACCGGGTAGCCAACGACTGGAAGATAGGTCGCAAGAACATTGGTGATGGGCTGTTGTTGATTGTGGCCGTTCAAGACCACAAACTTCGTATTGAGGTGGCCAAAACGCTGGAAGGCGCGATCCCCGACCTGGCGGCCAAACGCATCATCGATCAGGCCATCACACCACGCTTTAAACAAGGGGACTATGCGGGGGGCCTGCAAGCTGGTGTCGAGCACATCATGGCACTGATTTCCAATGAAGCCTTGCCAGAACCTGCTGCCACACCATCCCGCCCTTCGGCTGACTTTGATTGGATGGAATTGGGCGTTTTGATGTTCATTGCAATACCCGTGGTTGGGGCCGTGTCGAGAAACATTCTGGGCAAGAAACTGGGCGCTCTGGCCACTGGTGGTATTGCTGGTGCCCTTGCCATGACGTTGACTGCCAGCCTGCTGATTTCCGGATTGGCAGGGCTGTTTGCATTAGTGCTTACCTTGCTGCAAAGCAGCAACCTGGGAAACCGGTCTGGCCGCTCCGGTGGTCATTCATCGGGCTGGGGACATGGTGGGGGCTTTGGCGGCGGCAGTTTTGGCGGCGGCTTTGGCTCTGGTGGAGGTGGTGATTTTGGGGGCGGTGGTGCCTCAGGAGATTGGTAA
- a CDS encoding TPM domain-containing protein has protein sequence MWQRLIRFVKHRWQNDNAAQQAIPPAVLNKLATAIANSESGHSGEIRIYIEAALPTSYLWQDCPIEQIIRQRALSMFGKLGVWDTEHNNGVLIYLLLVEKRLEIVADRGLNDRVPAGIWSELASSMCETFKMGNYEAGLNLAVQEVSCLLQQHFAMSPHQINLNELPNEPVLG, from the coding sequence ATGTGGCAGCGTCTAATCCGTTTCGTGAAACACCGTTGGCAAAATGACAACGCTGCTCAACAAGCTATTCCTCCAGCGGTTTTGAACAAGTTGGCAACCGCTATCGCGAACAGTGAATCGGGCCACAGCGGTGAAATTCGTATTTACATTGAAGCCGCCCTGCCTACCAGCTATCTATGGCAGGACTGTCCCATAGAACAGATCATCCGTCAACGCGCGTTGTCCATGTTTGGCAAACTGGGTGTGTGGGATACAGAGCACAACAATGGGGTACTGATTTATTTGCTGCTGGTCGAAAAGCGACTCGAAATTGTTGCAGACCGTGGCTTGAATGATCGTGTCCCTGCTGGTATCTGGTCAGAATTAGCTTCTTCCATGTGTGAGACATTCAAGATGGGAAACTATGAAGCTGGCCTGAACCTAGCTGTACAAGAGGTCTCCTGCTTGTTACAGCAACATTTTGCAATGTCACCACATCAGATTAATCTGAACGAATTACCCAATGAACCAGTGCTGGGGTAA
- a CDS encoding F0F1 ATP synthase subunit epsilon, producing the protein MNTIHVDVVSAEESIFSGEARFVALPGEAGELGIYPRHTPLITRIKAGSVRIEKADGSEEFVFVAGGILEVQPNCVTVLSDTAIRGKDLDDEKANAARLAAEEAVKNAKSDLDLAKASSELAVMAAQIAALRKYRQKK; encoded by the coding sequence ATGAACACTATCCACGTTGATGTGGTGAGTGCTGAAGAATCCATCTTTTCGGGTGAGGCACGTTTTGTAGCCTTACCTGGTGAAGCTGGTGAATTGGGCATTTACCCGCGCCATACCCCACTGATCACCCGCATCAAAGCGGGGTCCGTGCGCATTGAAAAGGCCGACGGCAGCGAAGAGTTTGTGTTTGTGGCAGGTGGCATTCTTGAAGTGCAGCCCAACTGCGTCACTGTTTTGTCTGATACCGCTATTCGTGGCAAGGACCTTGATGATGAGAAAGCCAACGCTGCCAGATTGGCAGCAGAAGAAGCGGTCAAAAACGCCAAATCGGATCTGGATTTGGCCAAAGCTAGTTCTGAACTGGCTGTGATGGCTGCGCAAATTGCTGCGTTGCGTAAATACCGTCAGAAAAAGTAA